One Neovison vison isolate M4711 chromosome 2, ASM_NN_V1, whole genome shotgun sequence genomic window carries:
- the ADIRF gene encoding adipogenesis regulatory factor: MASKGLQDLKQQVQGAAQEAVTAAGASAQQVVDQATEAGQKAMDQVAKTTQETIDKTANQASETFSGFGKKLGFMK; encoded by the exons ATGGCCAGCAAGGGCTTGCAGGACCTGAAGCAGCAAGTGCAGGGGGCGGCCCAGGAAGCGG TGACTGCGGCAGGAGCATCGGCCCAGCAAGTGGTGGATCAGGCCACAGAAGCAGGGCAAAAAG cCATGGACCAGGTGGCCAAGACCACCCAGGAAACTATCGACAAGACTGCTAACCAGGCCTCCGAGACTTTCTCAGGTTTTGGGAAAAAATTAGGCTTCATGAAATAA